Within Vicia villosa cultivar HV-30 ecotype Madison, WI linkage group LG1, Vvil1.0, whole genome shotgun sequence, the genomic segment aatttcctttaaaaatccttGAATGAAGTTGTATGAACCATGAATATTGGATATTCTTGAATAAAAAATCCTTGAAGTAATGTGaagaatgttcttgcaccaatgaacttttaattcttgaatttatggttttagAACCATACTTGAAGCAATTCTTTCAAAATGAACTCAAAATGGATAATGTCTTTTCCTTTTTTGCAAACCTTGAAGAAATCCTTAtggataattttgaatttgttctaAATTCCAAGCAATCCATATGAAACACTTTCTTTCATCAATGACAAACCCACATGCCAATTCTTTGAACAAATTCCAAACTAATCTCTTGAATCGCACAAATTGAAAATGGCACACTTCAAATGAACacaaattgatgactatggatcttgaattgagacacaatttccattggatgtcatagggattatttgaagatgattgaaacctttgattgactccctggggatttttagggtttcccaaatgtgatccctgatttcagtccctgatagttcaaaactctgatctgaggatttgtctgatcaatctttgtgtaggagatgttatgagccaatggattaggccaaaatgatgcacttgaggtcttgatatcatgtcccaagccattaggtcaaattctgagcaaaagtcaggagtgtgctgtcttcagtcaaaaccctaattcagtcgattcaaagctgttgagcttgttgaaatgaatctctgaggaccaaatgttgattattgatgaagatgattcatttgagatgaagggagaacaaaaccctaattgattgttacttgtactaatgagtgatttcttgattaaaccctgctgagcacaagtaacaaacacaagctatgcaatttgttagagatgcaaatgatgcatatgcaaatgatatgaggtggtatcttaggtcaaaaattggggtatgacagtgtcaTTGTAGTATCTTTTTTCTAAAAGCTATAGTCAAACTTCAACATATTAGAAATATGCAAAGTATAATACTACCTCCCAAAAGCACTTTCTTCAATAACAAGATAAAACTGAAACAAAAGCTTGTTCACAATCCAAAGCAATCCGCACCAAGAAAAACCCCAAACCAATACCTGCAAAAACCTAAGCAACAATATGATAACCCAAATAAACCATAAACATAGTCAAAAAAAACAAGAGACCAAGTAAGTTGGTTAAACCCAATATTCTTTGAGAACCTAATTCTTTAAAAACTAATTAACGGTGGTTTTGATGAACTGAGAAACAACCCAATTTCTTTTTGAATCCAATTCTTTGAAAACCAATTAACGGTGATTTTGATGAATTGAGAAATAATTAGatcgaggaagaagaagataccTTGAATTTCGCAACGGAAGATGAAGTGAGATATGAAACCTTCGAAGCTGATGAAGACGGGACGAGGGATGTCGAAGCGAGGAAATGACCTAGTTTGTCGCCGAGTTCGTTGCGAAAATGGGTTAGGGTTATGGGTTTTAGAGGGGAGGGAAACGTTGGCGTCACGAAGAAAGAGGAAGGAAGAGCCCGGACAGCTGCCCTACCTCGCCGGACGCTGGCTCCGTCACTGCGCATGTCACGATCAACAATGCCcaatatatgttttttttctctCACAAAAATGGCCTATATAAGTCTTGAAATCATAATTAATTAGACAATATTTTTTAACCTTGTTTTGATCCAATCTTGTATTCTTGGCTTTCCTTTATATTAAGGTTTAGTACCTCTTGTACTCACGTTAATACAATTTCTCttgcttataaaaatatttcaatatGAAAATCTATAATTACTTTTCATTTTATCTAAATAGTTTTCTCTAATTTCGTAAATGGAAGAAAGACATTAAACACAAAATaagtataacaaaaaaaaaataaatgaatcacatttattaaaataattgctaactatttttgttacaTATCATAGAAAGGTATCAACATCCTAACAtcaaaattatttgaataaaattattaaaatacaataaatataaatataaattaaatactaATATATGAATTAAAGTTGTAAAACTCAATATGAATTATTCAGAGATGTgcattaaagttaaaaaaataatgaatttgttTCAAAATGATAAGAAAACCAAAACACAAATGTCTATTTAGAGATGTgcattaaagttaaaaaaaaataatgaattgttTCAAAATGATAAAAAACCAAAACACAAATGTTGAGTTAAACCATTGAAGGTGTTTTTATGTAAATTCTATGATCCACATGAATATGTCTATTGTAATTTGGAAATTAAACCTTAAATTAGAAAAGTCTTATGTAGAATATGTCCTTTATTTCTACTTGTTAAGTTTCCAAGAAGATCACAAAACGTGTGTTgacttgaaataaataaataaataaataactaagcTTCAAATAATCATCTTCATTCCATAACTTCATTTCAAGTTAAAATAatatctcttcctttcttagttCCATAACAATGAAGGTTAGTACTTTAGCTTGATTTTAACCACTCTTTTACTCTCTTTATAATAGCTAAACCTAATTTTTTGCATTATTTATGCAAAATTTCAAGCATGATTTTGAAGTACTTCTTTTGTAATCTTAATACTTCATTTTGTGTTTGACAGAAAGTTGTGTTAAAGTTGGAGATAAATAAAGACAAACTCAAGAAAAAAGCTATGAAAACAGTCTTAGGCCTTTCAGGTATTtcgaataatgttttttttttaattgtttcattAATATCTTATTAAATGGTCACACGACGTATAATAAAATCTATAGCATCAATGgttgttgaattttttattttttatttttgtaatattGTTGCAGGAGTTGAATCATTTTCAGTAGACATAAAAGAGAAAGAATTGACCTTAATAGGAAATATCGATCCTATAAAAGTAGTGGCTAAGATAAAAAAGGTTTGTCCTGCAGAAATTATTTCTGTTGGACCAGCTAAAGAGGGAAACAAAAATGGAATTAATCCTTTGATCTTTCATGGTGCTGCTAGCGTTGAAGAGGATATTCATCCTAATAGGTGTGTTATCATGTAAATtttttatgttatgttttataaaaaaaaatactgaaaTTTTGTAgtcatttgtttttttgttttgttttgttttgtaatgTAGTATGATGAAGAATGTTGATTGTAATATGGAGCTTGATTTCTATATTATCTTTTTACAGTACATTGTTAGTCATCATAAGAAGCTGACCAATCTAGTGTTCCTCCAATTTATCAAGATAAGTTTTTGATTTCATGGTGgccaaatatttatatttaaaaatcacAACGACTTTAGGTTATCACTTGCAAATTTAAACATCTAATAATTTTGTgaactaaattttaattttaaacaaaaattcACAGTtcttaaatgatttattaaatgaataaatcgTTTTTGCATATCTtagatatttttattaggttttattataaataaaaaatattcatggGTTAATGTGTTCATTCTATCCTTTTTATCTGGGTAGTACTCTCTTAACTAACTTATAGGGTGTCCCACATTCTTTAACAATATTACAATGTGATACTCGGAAAAAATGCATTCATACCTAAAGTGATATATTGATA encodes:
- the LOC131643586 gene encoding heavy metal-associated isoprenylated plant protein 39-like, which gives rise to MKKVVLKLEINKDKLKKKAMKTVLGLSGVESFSVDIKEKELTLIGNIDPIKVVAKIKKVCPAEIISVGPAKEGNKNGINPLIFHGAASVEEDIHPNRCVIM